A window of the Diorhabda carinulata isolate Delta chromosome 1, icDioCari1.1, whole genome shotgun sequence genome harbors these coding sequences:
- the LOC130897377 gene encoding histone-lysine N-methyltransferase, H3 lysine-79 specific isoform X12, whose amino-acid sequence MNYEIYCFSLLESKGTRSRNLDRYNAMTRSVGSAPVIPAGCASGYSGRRRTDLVPTIPSKESISSSRKSLNHSPGRAYSMTRLDQLAKPRRRHDLPSLAETNSFRPLSSSSHSSVTRSMSHLAVSKTAPSPTRRELNKADSRSMQQLTEKPHGLPRTTRATLLREQKLLASSNCSEASSRPSSSLSQQSTNSLASSVNVRQRLTTGPRKPRPISIAVTGISTDAKNDNKPPIPKTRKTITKTTTTAINSDKINRNKAKTPVDSVTKTLKNTTTATVTGKDKLQEETTSNQKSEEHRVPPNKIKPDIVNGEVEFNVPQNKRDIEVTSECKLESNNGSINVELGDGTIKTLEIEKVELNKKETNDKTVTNTREITESDKEESTVSEAKTDQLLIDVQISKKEDVVESIKSNSESKIPESEKPEIQKTPIKKEQTNSVEDQKSLEDEKNRLNISTSQTLSENSLIDQINMESQENEMTTSMTKVRINTEKEAKAALAERRRLIREEAERQAELERLRLEAEAKAELERQQREEEQIRQLIELQRQAEQERLQEAIREAQKREEEERLKREEEQKLKLLKEEAERKAKEDAEKQKAELQERLKNEEKEREARRKRVEAIMLRTRGKNANNTQSTDEKNENKPAEEMKSNEENKINGTKIDEQENGTTKVAKDIVDNLIPNEIVKNANSVTIESMNTNDSINSNNTWRDNQQYGNFMCNNNS is encoded by the exons atgaattatgaaatttattgtttttctttgttaGAAAGCAAAGGAACAAGAAGTCGGAATTTGGATAGGTACAACGCTATGACAAGATCTGTAG GTAGTGCACCAGTAATACCAGCCGGCTGTGCAAGCGGTTACTCAGGACGTAGGCGCACTGACCTAGTCCCTACCATTCCATCGAAAGAATCAATCAGTTCATCCCGCAAATCCTTAAACCACTCACCAGGTAGGGCTTACTCAATGACCCGCTTAGATCAGCTTGCCAAACCACGCAGACGACACGATCTACCATCATTGGCAGAAACCAACTCCTTTCGTCCTTTATCCTCTTCCAGTCACTCTTCTGTTACCCGTAGCATGAGCCACTTGGCCGTAAGTAAAACGGCACCGTCACCAACTAGAAGAGAGTTGAACAAGGCGGACAGTCGCAGCATGCAGCAGCTGACTGAGAAACCTCACGGCCTGCCTCGTACAACTCGTGCCACTCTATTAAGGGAGCAGAAATTGCTCGCATCCTCCAATTGCAGTGAGG CATCGTCACGACCAAGTAGTTCCCTCAGTCAGCAGAGCACAAACAGCTTGGCTAGTTCGGTAAATGTTAGACAACGTCTAACGACAGGACCGAGGAAACCAAGACCAATTAGTATTGCCGTGACTGGCATATCAACAGACGCCAAAAACGATAACAAACCTCCTATTCCGAAAACGAGGAAAACGATAACAAAAACAACTACTACTGCGATAAACAGcgataaaattaatagaaataaagcTAAAACTCCTGTAGATAGTGTTActaaaactttgaaaaacacTACTACCGCTACTGTAACGGGTAAAGACAAGCTTCAGGAAGAAACTACCAGTAATCAAAAGTCTGAAGAACACCGTGTCCctccaaataaaattaaaccagATATTGTAAACGGGGAAGT agaaTTTAATGTGCCTCAGAATAAGCGTGATATAGAAGTAACATCAGAGTGTAAATTAGAAAGTAATAATGGAAGTATAAATGTAGAACTTGGAGATGGTACAATAAAAACATTGGAGATAGAAAAAGTGgaactaaataaaaaagaaactaatgATAAAACAGTAACAAATACAAGAGAAATAACAGAATCAGATAAAGAAGAATCTACAGTATCGGAAGCTAAAACTGATCAGTTGTTAATTGATGTGcaaattagtaaaaaagaaGATGTAGTCGAATCTATTAAATCCAATAGTGAATCGAAAATACCTGAATCCGAAAAACCAGAAATCCAAAAGACTCCAATTAAAAAAGAACAAACCAATTCAGTTGAGGATCAAAAATCACTTGAAGACGagaaaaatagattaaatattAGTACATCACAAACTCTTTCTGAAAATAGTCTGATTGATCAAATAAATATGGAGAGTCAAGAAAACGAAATGACAACATCAATGACAAAGGTTCGTATTAATACTGAAAAGGAAGCAAAAGCTGCACTCGCAGAAAGAAGAAGACTAATTCGAGAAGAAGCTGAAAGACAAGCTGAATTAGAAAGATTACGATTAGAAGCTGAAGCTAAAGCTGAATTAGAACGCCAACAAcgagaagaagaacaaataagACAGTTAATTGAATTACAAAGGCAAGCAGAACAGGAAAGACTACAGGAA GCAATCAGAGAAGCTCAAAAACGCGAGGAGGAAGAGAGATTAAAAAGAGAAGaggaacaaaaattgaaactattaaAAGAAGAGGCAGAAAGGAAGGCAAAAGAGGATGCTGAAAAACAAAAAGCCGAGTTACAAGAAAGGCTAAAAAATGAAGAGAAAGAAAGGGAAGCTCGTCGAAAGAGGGTCGAGGCCATTATGTTACGGACAAGAGGAAAAAATGCTAATAATACACAG agcacagatgaaaaaaatgaaaataagccCGCAGAAGAGATGAAAAGtaacgaagaaaataaaataaatggaacgAAAATAGACGAGCAAGAAAATGGCACAACAAAAGTAGCCAAAGACATTGTTGATAATTT gATACCCAATGAAATAGTGAAAAACGCCAATTCAGTCACAATAGAATCCATGAATACGAAcgattcaataaattcaaataacacGTGGCGAGATAACCAACAGTATGGTAATTTTATGTGTAATAACAATAgttaa